Sequence from the Phalacrocorax carbo chromosome 8, bPhaCar2.1, whole genome shotgun sequence genome:
GGATTGGTGCAGAGGTGTTGCGGACAGAGACAGATCTGGCAGCACCGCTCGTGAAGTGGCGACTCATGGCAGACCAGCACAACAAAGCAGGACTCCTGCATGGGTGAACAGGCCaggcctgcagagctgggctgcatcCCACTGCAGTCCCTagggagggaagggacagggaCATGCTCCCCTACAGCAGTTCTGGTCCTCAGCTACTTGCAGCCTCAGATAAATGTGCACCTCGAGGTCAGTTTTGCAGCCCCATGAGCTGTAAGAAGCTAAGAAAGTGCAGGGCAAAGCCAAAGCACCCAAAGACTGTGGCATCAGCACTGTTCTTGCCTGCagcatgcatggcttttgcaCCCATTCCGAACCAGCCTGTCTCCTCCACCCACTCTTCCAGCCCAGCCGTCTTGACACACATGCTCCCTGGGGAGAGCATCCAACACGTGCTGGTGACCAGCACCCGcctgcacagcaccagcagctcGCTGAGCAATTTGTGATGCTTTTAGAACTTGAGATAAGATCCCTCCCCTGTGTGGTCCCAGCCAGGGACAGAGATAAGCTCTTGAAAAGGAAATCAGCTTCTTTCATGCCAGACACGTACCTGATATCCAGGCTCTCCACCTGCAGTGAGGAGCAGAGAGAATTAGCAGTCACTGTCTGTAATTCATGCAGCTGCACAAATAAGCTCCCTGTTCTGCCTCCTGCTGTCACACAGCACAGGGACAGGAAACCAACCTGCCAGGACCCCCACCCTGGGGGAAACTGTCTGGGCACTGTGGCCAATGCAATTTCACAGGGGtgacagagaaggaggaagactCCCGAGACCCACCACATCCTCCAGACTCCAAGGGATTGGGTAGATAATCTGGAGGGATGGCAGTGAGAACAACTTCCAGGTACAGCCTAACAGTGTCATTTAGGACTGCCCCCATCCCAAATTCAGATCCTGAAACACTCCTCGGCCTCCTGCCAGGGTCAACCAAGAACACTCACCTCCAGCAACGACACCTCTTCTATCTTGCTCAGGGTCTGCTCTATGCGCTCTAtgtccctctgcagcactgacatCCCCTCCTCCAGCCGGTGAACATCCCCGTGCAGCCGTGCCAGTGACTGCTCTTCCTTTTCGCCCAGCTCTGCCAAAACagctctctcctcttcctccaggaTCTGATGAAGGTTGGCGAACTCTGTACGGATCTTCAAGTTCAGTTCCCCAGACACCTTctgagcagagggaaaaggcagaagaTGAGTCTGGCAGCTAAAATACACAAGTAGGTGCATGGGATGGCTGGGCCCGTTAATCTGCTTACAGAGTCCTGGAAATCAGAGAGTCTCAGACATACCTACGACTTTTTGGATGGAGAACAGGACACAAGGACAACTTTCAAGAATGCAGAGCCAAAGGTGGGgggaaaccaaaccaaaaaacaaacaaagctcTACCGATATCTCAGTCACCTTAGCTAGAAATCCTTCCACACAGCCACAGTGGGACCCCGCAGCTCTCTCCCACGCCACCAGGAATTTGCTTGTGTGCAAGACTGgagctcttgcttttcttgaGCTGCAGACTCAGCTGTTCAGGTTAGCTAGCATTTATTTCACATTGTGTCAGaccctgggcagagctgcccgACACTGGTAACTTGCTCTTTTTCTCTGATGCCTCTGCCTCTCAGGGCTCCTGTTTGTATGGGAAAGATGGGGGAGCTGCACAAACTAAACTCTGTAGTTAATCGCATGGGATAAAATCCCATTCAGCTCTTTTCAGAGGTCACTTTTTCCAGTTGTTTAGTCTGCCAGCCAACCTTATGGGGTTCTCACTGCCTTCCTGTCTGTTTACATGTGACAGCCaatgactttttattttcccaattAAGCTTTTAATCTCTTAAGTGCAACCTTAGCCGtcattatttttgtcttgaGAAGCACTTCCTGAAATGCACATCCCTTTCTACCAGCAGGAAAACCATCTCCCCCAGAGTACACCTGAAGCTGGCTCACCAGCTGGCACGGCACCCCAGCCTCCCTTTGCTCTAGCAGGTACTTGTGCTGATGCACCAGAACCGCAGAGGATGTGCATGGTCTCCCTGTTCAGAGCAACCATTTGCTCCTTTACTCTTGAAGCACCTCTTAGCTCATTCACTGCCATGGGACATCGGCCGCATGCATGTATTTTCTAACACTTTTTCATTAACCTCAAAGGTCTATTCCAAATCTGGCAGTGAGATAGAGGTATGAAACACAGTGCAGGCAGGGGGGATCAGAGGCTCAAGTCAGAGGGCAGGCTCTCATCAGTTTTATCTCACCTCTGAACTACTTATGTTTTCCTTAAACCCTCCTTCCTTGGCTTTTAATACTTTTACATCACTCAGGAAGGAAGCACAGTCAGCCTGTGGCTGTTCTTGCTTCATTGATCAGTGACAAGGAGGCAGCCTGGTGCCACCAGAGCCCGGAGAGAGCACCCAGGCTTCTCACATCACCTCAGAGCTTTGCAGTAAATCCAAACACAGTCCTTGCGTCAAGGccactgctctctgcagcaccaACACTGATGCTGCTGacccagctccttcagctttgCTGCCACCCCTTCAGACACAAAAGAGGACTTTAGAGCTTCCAAGAATTAATCTTCTCCCAAAGCGGCAGCATGCAGGGCCAGAACAGCCAACAGCTCTCACCACTCACCCTGTCTCAGCTCTGCTACACCTTGTAAATGGTGCATTAATGAGTGCTTAATGCCTTTCCCAAAGCCTCCACTGAATATTCGGTAGTGATGGGCTTTGGCCTACATGCAGGGGAGTTTGTTCAGATCCCTACACAGTTATTTATCTAGATTTTTACAGGAAGCTGAGCCAAACCTTCGCTGAAGTGATACACAGATCCCCTATGAACATTAACCCAGAGGCTGTACAAAAGGCTGCTGTCACAGGGCATTACCGTCAGGCCACAGATATGTTCCTCTGTTGCATGCTTCCTCCTCAAAAAGTTCTCCATTTCCTTCTGACGAGCTTGCAAAGCATCTTCCAAGTGCTTCTGCAGgaacaaggaaaagaaggtgAGGAGACCATCTCACTACTCTGCTGTGATTCAGGAGCAATCCTGGTTCCTGAGGCCAGCATTAGAGGGAGGCTGCAACAGGATTTCTTATAAAGGTAGTAAGGAGAAGAAAGCACCTGATGCACAGGCTTGAGAATTATATACATGTGCACATAATgaaacaagtttatttttaagactgCGAGCTCCAGCCTGGGATATCTGTTTGCAGAAGGTTTAAAACCTGTGTGCTGTGCACTGACTTGTGCAGTCACAAGTCAGCCCTCACCCCCAGCTGCGTGGTCCTCACATGAGAAACAACCAGGCTGCGATGGAAGTTGGGAACAGCAGTGAGGgaaataaatgcaagaaaagaaagtgtcCAAAAGACAGCTAGAAGGAAATTGGGAGAGGGAATGAATTGGGAAGAGATACAGATGTCATTGCACTTGGGCCAGGTGAGGCGCACACAGGGCTCCCCAGTGGGGGAACTGACTGCAGGAGGAGGGGATGGTGGGCTCTTGCTGCCCGCACAGGGCTCGTGCAGCTCCATCCCCTTCGTCCACAGCCACACAGAAGCCACTCACCTGCATCCTGTGCCGGTGCTCCACAGAACCACAGCGCCGTACCTTCTCCACCAGCCCTGACAGCAGGTAGTGGGTGCGGAAAGTCCGGCTGGGGAACTCACGGCGGCactgggggcaggaggggacacgGGAACAGCTGTCCCAGTAGCCCTGGATGCAGGCCTTGCAGAAGTGGTGCATGCAGTCCAGCATGACAGGCTCCCTGAAGAGCTCGCAGCAGATGGCACAGGTCAGCTCCTCCCGCAGGCTCCGGtcctggctcctgcctgccaTCCCTGCTGGCACATGGATCTCACACTGAGTTTTCCACCACGCCCCCACCCTCCCAAAATCCCGTTCCTCCTTCGCTCAGGGCTGCAGTGGACTTCTGCCTCTCCTcatgctgggctctgctgggtgctCTGGGGCAGCATCTGGTTACCAGACCTTAGCCAAGGGGCACAGGACCTGCTCGGGCGCCGCACTGGCTGTATCCAGCCCTGAACGGTGGGAGGTACAGCGCGGTCCTGGCAAAGGCTCAGTCCCTTTGCAGAATAACAACTTTCTGTTTCCTGTTACTTCAGCAAAACTGCTCGCAGGGTTTATCAGGGGTTGGCCGCGTGCCCCTGACAGGGCCCACGGGACAGGGTGCCCTGGCTCAGGGACAGCGAGCCGCGGGGTGACCCCCGCggccctgtgctgcagcccccgcGCTGCAAGCGGGGCTCAGCCCCGGAGCGGCGAGCGCCCACTGCACCCCGCCGGGGCCCGAGTCTTGGGGTGCGCGCCGCCGGGTGCACCCCGCGACCCCGGGGCGCCCAGCGTGCTCAcgcccctccaccccccccttAGCACCCCCATGCCCCTCCAGCCAGCCCCGCCGGCCATGCACCGCCATCCATCGCCGTACCATGCACCGCACCTCCGCGCAGCCCGCAGCCTCCGCACTTCGAgcctccgccccgccccgcctgcGGACTGACGTCCGCCTCGACCAATCGCCGTGCGGATGAGCTCCCCGCTCGTCCGCTCATTGGACGGAGTTGCAGCGGGGAGCTGGGCGGGGCTCCGGCATGTGACGTGGTCACGTATGCGCAGGGCGGGACAGGCGGTGGGGCCTCGCGCCCCGCCCCTGGAAGTGGGATCGATACGCGGCGGGTGGTGACCGGGACGGCGCTGCGATGGCACGCCACGCAatgcccctgccccgccccgccccgccccgccccgccccgccccgccccgccccgccctgccccgccccgccccgccccgccccgccctgccccgccctgccccgctgcTGCATTCAGCGACGACAGCGTGGAAACGAGCCCCGGGGAAacaccttcccctcccttccccgtTTCCCTTCGCCAGAGGCCTGAAGCTTGCAGGAACCGAGCCAGCTTTCCAACTCACAGGACCTTCAGAGAGTAGCTCAGACCAACGCTTTGCGGACATGGCTTGAGGTTTCGCTCAGGAATCACAAGGGCTGCAGGCTTGTTAGCAAAAGACCTAACAGTTTTCATCCTTGTGTGGTCACCTGATGCTGGGCCCTGGGATGTTGTGGGAAGCAGCAAATGCTGGCGGACATGGGCAGATAAAAACTACAAGAGCTGTTGTACTGgaagtaaaagcaaagaaaatcaaacGGAGGGAACATACAGGGGCAAGCAGCTGTTGCAGAGGCTGTCTCTCTTCTAACCACTGTTAGAGCATCCCCCAaaagggagatgtgccaggcaGTGTCCATCTACAACCCTCCTCCTACTGCTTTGTGTTTTCTCGCCATTAGAGCAGTGCAATTAATGCAGAAAGTGTTTCCACTCATCTTCATATGCTTGTCCGAGGTATTTTGCCAGGCTTTCGCTTGCCCTGTGCATGCTTGCTCACTGGCATGTGGCCACAACAGCCCTGCTTGCAGGCATTGGGCTCCCCCTTGTCTCTGCCAGCCCCTCAGGGTCATATGCTCAGCCAGACCCTGTGCTTATGTTTGGACTTTGAGCATCACTGACTACACGAGGAGTAATCGGTCCTGGGGGATGCTGGCCATGGGCAGGTGAGATGTACCCTGCGCAGCCTTCTGCAACCACCCAGGCACAAAGCAGTGACGAGCTGAAGCTCCTTGTTGCTCACCattgctctgcagagccctggcGTAGGCAGTGTGAATGCTGGAGAGTGTGTGGTGGGGTGGGCTGCGGGTGCCCCCAGCAAGAGCATGGAGCTCCAGGAGATGCCATGGAGAAGCAGGGAGGATGTGGGCTACTGTGAAAGTGCTCTGACGCCTCTGGGCACCCAAACAAGTGGCATCTGTGGACACCAACAAGGCCAGGCCATGCCCAAACATGCTGCCAGCCCCAACACAGTTATTCTGGGTGCTCAGGACCTGCTCCAGCTGGTTAAGCAAGGCAGGGGTTGGCTGCACCCTCCTGTTCCAGTCCCCATGGTGGCAGCGGGACAGGGATGCTCAGCCCCTGCTGCTCGCCAGGCACTGGCAGATGGGAAGCACTCGCcaggcaggatttttttccaatgGACTGAACCTTCTTCCGTTGTTgtctttctcccctcctcacTGCACAACTCAGTGGGGTCCCCATGGAAAGTCACTAcgatggg
This genomic interval carries:
- the LOC104050712 gene encoding LOW QUALITY PROTEIN: zinc-binding protein A33-like (The sequence of the model RefSeq protein was modified relative to this genomic sequence to represent the inferred CDS: inserted 1 base in 1 codon) — translated: MPEPRPAPXLQLRPMSGRAGSSSARRLVEADVSPQAGRGGGSKCGGCGLRGGAVHGMAGRSQDRSLREELTCAICCELFREPVMLDCMHHFCKACIQGYWDSCSRVPSCPQCRREFPSRTFRTHYLLSGLVEKVRRCGSVEHRHRMQKHLEDALQARQKEMENFLRRKHATEEHICGLTKVSGELNLKIRTEFANLHQILEEEERAVLAELGEKEEQSLARLHGDVHRLEEGMSVLQRDIERIEQTLSKIEEVSLLEVESLDIRPSVRVETQPAFDLEHYRDSRSGPLQYIFWRRMLKSICPAPAPLTFDPESAHPNLVFSRDLTAVTERNQAQPVPSSPRRFRQCVNVLGSQTFDSGQHYWEVWVGSKTKWDLGVAAEAVDRAVKVKLCPENGYWTLRLRNRTEYWATTTPWVRLTPCRPPRKVGVFLDCREGTVTFFDAGNMSHLFTFHQVTAERYCPFFSTCFSDGRENMEPMRLCHLAL